Within the Flavobacterium sp. CG_23.5 genome, the region CAGATAAAGTTGAAGTAAGATTGCTTGAGCATAATTCGGGGTTTTATAATGATTCATATACCGTAAAAGGGATTCCTTGGGAATTGAATTTAAGTTTTGAATGCGAATCAAGTGAGAAGGCTTATAGATTAGAGAAATTTTTAAAAAGAATGAAGTCTAGAGTTTTTTTAGAGAAAGTGATCGTTGATCCGGATATTTTGTTAGATATTCAAAATAAATTATAATGTTTATAGGGGTTCAACTCCGAAGCTTCGGAGCCGCTCTGAGTACTAGAAAAGCTTCAAACTACGTTTGGAGCTTTTTTTATTTTATAGTAATTCCATTTAGATTTTATAGTTCTTAATAAAATGCGGCCTGTGTCGTTTTTTTGATGTGGTTTGGAAACAATTGTTGTCATTTAGAATTTGATGGCGTAATTCATTTTAAATAAGCCTATGGGAGCCTTTGTAATTAGTAAAAGATTTAATGACGAGTATAAATTTGTTTTTACTTCCAGAAAGGGAAAGATTATTTTTACTAGTTTGAGTTACGAACTTAAGTTTGAGTGTGAGGAAGATATTGAGAAGTTAAAAGAGAATGTCGACTCAGCAGATTTTTTAAAGTTTAAATCTTCCAATGGCAAGTATTATTTTAAATTGATGCTTAAGGGATGTCATCTTGCTATCAGTAGAAAATATACCACTTCATTGAGGCTTCAAAAAGGAATAGATGAAATTGTTCGCTATGGATCAATAGCCGAAATTTTAGATTTTTCGGTAAATGATTTTATTTTCGATGATTAGGCTTACTTCCGAAGTGATGTATTAATAAAAAAGAGAGCAATGGGATTTTTACCATTGCTCTCTTTTTTCTATCTATATGGCGCTTTAAAAACGTCAGTATA harbors:
- a CDS encoding GIY-YIG nuclease family protein, whose product is MYFIYIIYSKKLDRYYIGTTDKVEVRLLEHNSGFYNDSYTVKGIPWELNLSFECESSEKAYRLEKFLKRMKSRVFLEKVIVDPDILLDIQNKL
- a CDS encoding DUF1508 domain-containing protein — translated: MGAFVISKRFNDEYKFVFTSRKGKIIFTSLSYELKFECEEDIEKLKENVDSADFLKFKSSNGKYYFKLMLKGCHLAISRKYTTSLRLQKGIDEIVRYGSIAEILDFSVNDFIFDD